One Pyrofollis japonicus DNA window includes the following coding sequences:
- a CDS encoding DNA-directed RNA polymerase subunit H: MAKQKKFNILEHELVPRHEVVPPEEAIQLLREMNIRPEQLPWLRVTDPVAREIGAKPGDIVRIYRKSPTAGEIIVYRYVVGY, from the coding sequence GTGGCTAAGCAAAAGAAGTTCAATATTTTGGAGCATGAGCTAGTTCCGAGACATGAGGTTGTTCCTCCAGAGGAGGCTATTCAGTTACTCCGTGAGATGAATATTAGGCCTGAACAGTTACCCTGGCTTCGCGTAACGGATCCGGTCGCGCGAGAGATCGGGGCCAAGCCAGGCGATATTGTTCGCATATATCGTAAGAGCCCTACGGCTGGCGAGATAATTGTTTATCGCTATGTTGTTGGATACTAA
- a CDS encoding 50S ribosomal protein L37e: protein MSKGTPSFGKMSKNYTHIRCPRCGRHSFNVAKGYCAACGYGRSRRLKRYSWMNKKVNRKRLR from the coding sequence ATGTCGAAGGGTACTCCATCTTTCGGCAAAATGAGCAAGAACTATACACACATACGCTGCCCGCGTTGCGGCCGCCACTCTTTCAACGTCGCAAAGGGCTATTGTGCTGCATGCGGATATGGTAGAAGTAGGCGTCTCAAGAGATATTCGTGGATGAATAAAAAAGTTAATAGAAAGAGATTACGCTAG
- a CDS encoding LSM domain-containing protein — protein sequence MAETTHKILSESIGHIVLVKLKGANEVRGKLKSYDQHLNIVLEDAEEIFEDGRTRKLGTLVIRGDTVLLISPAQA from the coding sequence ATGGCTGAAACGACGCACAAGATTCTATCAGAAAGCATTGGCCACATAGTACTCGTCAAGCTTAAAGGAGCTAATGAGGTAAGGGGAAAGCTCAAGAGCTATGACCAGCATTTGAATATCGTGTTAGAAGATGCAGAGGAGATATTTGAGGACGGTAGAACAAGGAAGCTTGGAACCCTGGTAATTCGGGGAGACACTGTCCTACTGATATCGCCTGCACAAGCCTAG
- a CDS encoding DUF1947 domain-containing protein — translation MRRWIVSKKDKKKLIKEINEKYGTELIGKDDKVEIVVENDVEIYVVNNIPAFIKIEGLIIPHLRFLLKQGYEWLPAVIVDEGAVMPISRGADLMRPGIRKILRPFKKGDIVVIVEPTRLLPLAVHQALYDSNEIEKMSKGKVTRRLHCLKDKYWKLADQI, via the coding sequence GTGAGGCGCTGGATAGTATCTAAAAAAGATAAAAAGAAGCTAATAAAAGAAATTAATGAAAAATATGGAACTGAACTAATAGGGAAAGACGATAAAGTTGAAATTGTAGTTGAAAACGATGTCGAAATTTATGTTGTAAACAATATTCCTGCATTTATCAAAATAGAAGGATTAATTATTCCTCATCTTAGGTTTCTGCTTAAACAAGGATATGAATGGCTTCCTGCAGTAATAGTTGACGAAGGCGCAGTAATGCCTATATCACGTGGAGCTGATCTCATGCGCCCAGGAATCCGGAAGATATTACGACCTTTTAAAAAAGGGGATATTGTCGTTATAGTGGAGCCTACAAGACTGCTTCCACTTGCAGTTCACCAAGCATTATATGATAGTAATGAAATAGAAAAAATGAGTAAGGGAAAAGTTACGCGAAGACTACATTGCTTGAAGGATAAATACTGGAAATTAGCTGACCAGATTTAA
- a CDS encoding beta-CASP ribonuclease aCPSF1, translating into MYKKNELKKIIGMILAELTPRNVHVTRIEFEGPEIAIYIRNPDIIARHPEVAKDIAKKLKKRIVIRTDPSVRKSKKETEELIKQLVPPEAGIKGIEFDDVLGEVIVKAEKVGLVYGKGRSIYNKVLAETGWRLTAVRFPPVDPKELDTVNKILHYTLEQSSYRLNFLRAAGERIHRGVIFENRYVRVTALGGFMEVGRSAILVETSESRVLLDVGINPGFNDYRMYPRLDIEQLRLDELDAVVITHAHLDHVGLAPYLFKYGYRGPVYVTKPTRDLMILQLLDLLDIAHRSNQKPPYTQLEVKKMLLHTITLDYGEVTDIAPDIKLTFYNAGHILGSAMAHLHIGEGLHNIVYTGDFKFGRTRLLDKADSEFPRVETLIMESTYGDRDQPRRDLAELELISAISRTIARGGKVLIPAMAVGRSQEILLVLTDAFNRKLLPDVKVYIDGSIPEVTAIHLSYPELLSSKVRSKILQGENPFYHENMVKVKNKQMREDIAKSNEPAVIIATSGMLNGGPSVEYLRLLASDPKNSLIFVGYQAKGTLGRRILDGEREVTMIGENGKLELIKINMEVKYIEGFSGHSDRRQLLAFLANMKPKPKNIILNHGEPQAIYSLAESIRRKAQNLGLGQEVRVFTPGILESLYLTGIV; encoded by the coding sequence ATGTATAAGAAGAACGAGCTAAAGAAGATAATCGGAATGATTCTTGCAGAACTGACTCCTAGAAACGTTCATGTTACACGTATTGAGTTTGAGGGTCCTGAAATAGCTATATACATTCGTAATCCTGATATAATAGCAAGGCATCCAGAAGTAGCTAAGGACATTGCGAAGAAGCTTAAGAAACGAATAGTAATTAGAACTGATCCCTCGGTTAGAAAGAGTAAGAAGGAAACCGAGGAATTAATAAAACAACTAGTACCGCCAGAAGCGGGAATAAAGGGAATAGAATTTGACGATGTTCTCGGCGAAGTGATAGTCAAAGCAGAAAAAGTTGGCCTAGTCTATGGTAAAGGACGCAGTATATATAATAAAGTTCTAGCTGAAACCGGTTGGAGACTAACGGCTGTAAGGTTTCCGCCAGTAGACCCTAAGGAGCTAGATACTGTCAACAAGATACTCCACTATACACTTGAGCAGAGTAGCTATAGGCTAAACTTTCTGCGTGCAGCAGGAGAGCGCATACACAGAGGAGTTATCTTTGAAAATAGATATGTTCGTGTGACTGCCCTCGGAGGCTTTATGGAAGTAGGACGATCCGCTATCCTTGTAGAGACAAGCGAGAGTAGAGTGCTCCTAGATGTTGGAATAAACCCAGGCTTTAACGATTACAGAATGTACCCAAGGCTTGACATAGAGCAACTGCGTTTGGACGAACTGGATGCAGTGGTAATTACCCATGCTCACCTAGACCATGTAGGTCTCGCCCCATATCTCTTCAAGTATGGTTATCGCGGCCCTGTTTACGTGACTAAACCGACGCGAGATTTAATGATACTCCAACTACTTGATCTACTCGACATAGCTCATAGAAGTAATCAAAAACCGCCATATACGCAGCTAGAAGTGAAGAAAATGCTTCTTCATACAATAACTCTTGACTATGGAGAAGTAACTGACATTGCGCCCGACATAAAGCTTACCTTCTATAATGCAGGCCATATACTAGGTTCAGCTATGGCACACCTTCATATAGGCGAGGGTCTTCATAACATAGTCTACACTGGTGATTTCAAATTTGGACGTACGAGGCTACTTGACAAGGCTGATAGTGAGTTTCCTCGCGTAGAGACATTAATAATGGAGAGCACGTATGGTGACCGCGACCAGCCAAGAAGGGATCTAGCAGAGCTCGAACTAATTAGTGCTATAAGTAGGACAATTGCGCGCGGAGGAAAGGTACTGATACCAGCAATGGCCGTGGGTAGATCCCAAGAAATATTGCTCGTACTAACTGACGCATTCAATCGCAAATTGCTCCCAGATGTAAAGGTCTATATAGATGGAAGCATACCTGAAGTAACAGCTATTCATTTATCGTACCCCGAGCTATTATCGTCTAAGGTAAGGTCAAAGATACTTCAGGGCGAGAACCCATTTTACCACGAAAACATGGTTAAGGTAAAGAATAAACAGATGAGAGAAGACATTGCAAAGTCAAATGAACCAGCAGTCATCATAGCTACATCCGGTATGTTAAATGGCGGCCCATCTGTTGAATATCTACGGTTGCTTGCCTCCGACCCTAAGAACTCTCTGATATTTGTCGGCTATCAGGCGAAGGGAACGCTTGGCAGGCGAATACTAGATGGTGAGCGAGAGGTAACAATGATAGGCGAGAACGGAAAACTAGAGCTAATAAAGATAAACATGGAGGTAAAATACATTGAAGGTTTCTCGGGTCACTCTGATAGGCGTCAACTATTAGCGTTTCTAGCCAATATGAAGCCAAAGCCTAAGAACATAATACTAAACCATGGTGAACCACAAGCAATCTATAGTCTTGCAGAGAGTATAAGGAGGAAGGCTCAAAACCTAGGACTTGGACAAGAAGTAAGAGTATTTACGCCTGGCATTCTGGAATCACTATACCTCACAGGCATTGTATGA
- the psmB gene encoding archaeal proteasome endopeptidase complex subunit beta — MSFNYRQPQSDASMKALKTGTTTVGLRFRDFVILAADRRATAGYYVAHKRTRKIIKITNYMAMTTAGLVADAQVLAEWLSLEAQHYMMLNKKRMSIYAAAQLLSTILHSARFYPYIVQLLLGGYDTEPRLYNIDWYGGVTEEKYVVTGSGSPMAIGVIEDQYRDDMSLEEAIDLAKRAVASSIRRDTFTGNGVNVVAIGKDFYKEYSFELSDLFSNTK; from the coding sequence ATGTCGTTCAACTATCGCCAGCCTCAAAGCGATGCCAGTATGAAGGCTCTAAAGACGGGTACTACAACAGTTGGTCTACGTTTTAGGGACTTTGTCATACTGGCTGCCGACAGAAGAGCTACGGCAGGATACTATGTTGCGCACAAGCGTACAAGGAAAATCATAAAGATAACAAACTATATGGCTATGACAACTGCTGGGCTTGTCGCGGACGCACAAGTGCTTGCTGAATGGCTTTCCCTTGAAGCCCAGCACTATATGATGCTGAATAAGAAACGCATGAGCATATATGCTGCAGCTCAGCTACTTTCAACAATCTTGCATTCTGCCCGTTTCTACCCATACATAGTACAGCTACTGCTCGGAGGCTATGATACAGAACCACGTTTGTACAACATTGACTGGTACGGTGGCGTAACCGAGGAGAAGTACGTAGTAACAGGATCGGGCTCACCTATGGCTATAGGCGTTATAGAAGACCAGTACAGAGACGATATGAGTCTCGAGGAGGCAATAGATCTAGCAAAACGTGCTGTAGCATCTTCCATACGTAGGGACACCTTCACCGGAAACGGGGTAAATGTTGTTGCTATAGGAAAAGACTTCTACAAAGAGTATAGCTTTGAGCTTAGCGACTTGTTTAGCAATACAAAGTAA
- a CDS encoding NAD(P)-dependent glycerol-1-phosphate dehydrogenase — MLHSIVLPSHVVVGSGAISSLPTIIKQLKEKPILAIISGPNVWKKYGTILLNVLEHVAEYTVFEAKAPTVEYAEKLANEVTDYSPDIVIGFGGGKSIDLAKYSALRAGKPIISVPTSPSHDGIVSPFVSLKGFERPYSVKGKTPYAIVADIDIIADAPKRLIRAGAGDLIAKLTAVRDWKLAHKLKGEYYGEYSAKLALLSARHVIEYAGEIGRGTKEAVRILVEGLVSSGVAMCIAGSTRPASGSEHLFSHALDLIVPGKALHGEQVALGTIMMMYLHGGNWRKVKKTVEKLGIPTKARSLGIPDEAVIKALTIAHKIRPERYTILGETGLTWEAAERLARVTGIID, encoded by the coding sequence GTGCTTCATTCCATAGTGCTGCCAAGCCATGTGGTCGTCGGGTCTGGCGCTATTAGCTCGCTACCAACAATTATAAAACAATTGAAAGAAAAACCAATACTAGCTATTATTTCAGGACCTAATGTTTGGAAAAAATATGGAACAATACTACTTAATGTCCTAGAACATGTAGCCGAATATACTGTATTTGAGGCAAAGGCCCCCACAGTCGAGTATGCCGAAAAGCTTGCAAATGAGGTCACTGATTACTCGCCTGACATTGTTATCGGGTTTGGTGGAGGAAAATCAATTGACCTGGCAAAATACTCTGCACTAAGAGCTGGAAAGCCGATTATAAGTGTCCCTACAAGCCCGTCCCATGACGGCATTGTATCACCCTTTGTATCCCTCAAGGGATTTGAACGCCCATACTCGGTTAAAGGTAAAACACCCTACGCAATTGTAGCAGATATAGACATTATAGCTGATGCACCCAAGAGGCTTATTCGCGCAGGAGCCGGAGATCTAATAGCCAAGCTCACGGCTGTCCGAGACTGGAAGCTTGCACATAAGCTCAAAGGTGAATATTATGGCGAATATTCCGCTAAGCTTGCACTTCTTTCCGCCCGACACGTAATCGAATATGCAGGCGAAATAGGCAGAGGAACTAAAGAGGCCGTAAGGATACTTGTAGAGGGCCTCGTCAGTAGCGGCGTAGCTATGTGCATCGCCGGTTCAACAAGACCTGCAAGCGGGTCCGAGCACTTGTTTAGCCACGCTCTCGATTTAATTGTTCCGGGAAAAGCTCTGCACGGAGAACAAGTTGCCCTAGGCACAATAATGATGATGTATTTGCATGGAGGCAATTGGAGAAAGGTGAAAAAGACAGTTGAAAAGCTTGGAATCCCGACAAAAGCTCGAAGCCTCGGAATACCCGACGAAGCCGTCATAAAGGCACTCACTATTGCACACAAGATAAGGCCGGAAAGGTATACTATTCTAGGAGAAACTGGATTAACTTGGGAAGCTGCAGAGCGATTAGCTAGAGTCACCGGTATAATCGATTGA
- a CDS encoding endonuclease V, translated as MRKKNIDLKKLVSIQKAISAKALETLGIYDKWSFTKVIGLDAAYSKKYGGVGVAVLVDFNTCKPIDYSVAIGEPSLEYIPGLLAFREAALLYTALLSLGETKYDLIIVDGHGIAHPRHAGIATHIGLALGKPSIGVAKRKLYGTYRKIRSVDECTDFPCVVGEVLDKYRRDMVLAYSVIPFRGSKSPIYIGPGAFISQQKALSTVIELLKRMKARLPCPTFYADKFSKYIARGLDRGSLSVDAVRNSKIRMLDFYIA; from the coding sequence ATGCGGAAAAAGAATATTGATTTGAAAAAACTAGTCTCAATACAAAAAGCTATATCAGCGAAGGCTTTAGAGACTTTGGGCATATATGACAAGTGGTCTTTTACTAAAGTAATAGGGCTTGATGCAGCTTATTCTAAGAAATATGGGGGTGTAGGCGTAGCTGTCCTTGTCGATTTTAACACATGTAAGCCCATTGATTATAGTGTTGCTATAGGTGAGCCATCACTAGAATACATACCGGGCCTCTTGGCTTTTCGCGAGGCTGCACTGCTTTATACCGCGCTTCTTAGCCTGGGGGAAACTAAGTATGATCTAATAATCGTTGATGGTCATGGCATAGCGCATCCTCGTCACGCTGGCATAGCTACGCATATTGGCTTGGCTCTAGGTAAGCCGTCGATTGGCGTGGCGAAGAGGAAGCTCTATGGCACTTATAGAAAGATAAGAAGCGTGGACGAATGTACAGACTTTCCATGTGTTGTTGGCGAAGTACTCGACAAATATAGGCGGGACATGGTTCTCGCATATAGTGTTATTCCATTTAGAGGAAGTAAGTCTCCGATTTATATTGGGCCAGGGGCTTTTATCTCTCAGCAGAAGGCCCTTAGTACGGTCATCGAACTACTAAAGAGAATGAAAGCACGGTTGCCTTGCCCAACATTCTATGCCGATAAATTTTCAAAATATATTGCAAGAGGCCTCGATAGAGGTTCTTTAAGCGTAGACGCCGTGAGGAATAGCAAGATAAGGATGCTCGACTTTTATATTGCCTAA